A genomic segment from Juglans regia cultivar Chandler chromosome 14, Walnut 2.0, whole genome shotgun sequence encodes:
- the LOC109020861 gene encoding uncharacterized protein LOC109020861: MLFRMRGFAELDCAYEMRIDQTSLVMVASLLCVLGWLPLLNAQLAGISARSLDAILQDYAFRAIAVRPKTGVPYDARLPSNLSGIGVSAMRLRSGSLRTRGVHSYKEFQIPIGVMEQPYVERLVLVYQNLGNWSSSLYPLPGFSYLAPVLGLLPYNGSDLSASNLPELDITASSHEPILIKFLNLSSAPDGLSPKCVFFDLHGSVQFDMMLTGDACSATQQGHFSVVVETPAPSPAPSGGEVPPPATAAGKSNSTVWIVLASVGGGLVLLAMLGLLFEWLRRCIQGKKVQQMEWAADRGQTLQTKTIGNTKAPFAMGTRTRPVLENEYVP, translated from the coding sequence ATGCTGTTCAGAATGAGGGGATTTGCTGAACTCGATTGCGCATATGAGATGCGGATCGACCAGACCAGTCTTGTTATGGTTGCGTCGTTGCTATGCGTTCTCGGCTGGCTTCCACTCCTCAATGCGCAGCTCGCGGGGATCTCTGCACGCTCGCTAGATGCGATTCTTCAAGATTATGCTTTCAGGGCCATCGCCGTCCGTCCCAAAACAGGCGTTCCTTATGACGCCCGCCTTCCCAGCAATTTATCAGGAATTGGCGTTTCGGCAATGAGGCTTCGAAGTGGTAGCTTGAGAACCAGAGGTGTTCATAGCTACAAGGAGTTTCAGATCCCCATTGGTGTTATGGAGCAGCCTTATGTGGAGAGGCTTGTTTTGGTTTACCAAAACTTGGGCAACTGGTCTTCTTCTTTGTACCCTTTACCTGGGTTTTCTTATTTGGCTCCTGTTCTGGGTCTACTGCCCTACAATGGTTCTGATCTATCTGCTTCAAATTTACCTGAATTGGATATAACTGCGTCCTCCCACGAGCCCATCTTGATAAAGTTCCTAAATTTGAGTTCAGCTCCCGATGGGTTGTCACCAAAGTGTGTATTTTTTGATTTACATGGTTCAGTGCAGTTTGACATGATGCTAACCGGAGATGCATGTTCAGCAACTCAACAAGGACATTTCTCTGTAGTTGTCGAGACTCCTGCTCCATCTCCAGCTCCCTCTGGGGGGGAGGTTCCACCTCCCGCTACTGCCGCCGGAAAGAGCAACTCTACAGTGTGGATAGTTCTTGCATCTGTGGGTGGAGGGCTTGTGTTGTTGGCTATGTTGGGTTTATTATTTGAATGGCTGAGAAGGTGTATACAAGGGAAGAAGGTGCAGCAAATGGAATGGGCGGCGGATAGGGGTCAAACCTTGCAGACGAAAACCATTGGGAATACCAAGGCTCCATTCGCAATGGGAACTCGAACACGACCAGTGTTGGAGAACGAATATGTGCCTTAG
- the LOC109021495 gene encoding uncharacterized protein LOC109021495 isoform X2 has protein sequence MAYRRRQQGVTSRHSAIVVDEGHDDDDEGEEEEGEGEREAKHGIRKPQPHRDSSSLAAKAIRASSAHRDSSLSSAYGHSSRSPNPAPTSSSPSVSLQDSRPSEYTSMRSLNESKHGFWGALARKAKAILDEDSVPQQIQTPESIRPRVPGTATTGKYQNSSHSDERRRKIESPKFQKGLGAIASSLNYIGGTIGNALEEGITIVESRTADIIQETRKHIRKKPGGDEVQNEASNHSSTWQHPQMQSHIQTDQELQLKASRDVAMAMAAKAKLLLRELKTFKADLAFAKERCAQLEEENKILRENRERGRSLEDDDLIRLQLETLLAEKARLANENSIYARENRFLREVVEYHQLTMQDVVYLDEGSEEVTEVYPIMVPSGSNLSSVSPASSPQLSSALPSGAVRK, from the exons ATGGCGTATAGAAGGAGGCAGCAGGGGGTGACGTCGAGGCATTCGGCCATTGTAGTGGATGAGggtcatgatgatgatgatgaaggagaagaagaggaaggagagggagaaagagaagctAAACATGGAATTCGGAAGCCTCAGCCTCATCGGGATTCCTCGTCGCTTGCAGCCAAGGCCATAAGAGCGTCTTCTGCCCACCGGGactcctctctctcctctgcttATGGGCACTCTTCCCGCTCTCCCAACCCCGCACCCACATCTTCTTCTCCCTCCGTCTCCCTCCag GATTCAAGGCCATCTGAGTATACATCGATGAGAAGTTTGAACGAATCCAAACATGGATTTTGGGGTGCTCTGGCTAGAAAAGCTAAAGCAATTCTTGACGAGGATAGTGTACCCCAACAAATTCAAACACCTGAAAGTATAAGGCCACGCGTGCCTGGTACAGCAACAACGGGCAAG TACCAAAATTCCAGTCACTCAGATGAGAGACGTCGAAAAATAGAATCTCCTAAATTTCAGAAGGGGTTGGGTGCCATTGCATCTTCTCTTAATTATATTGGTGGCACCATTGGTAATGCCTTGGAG GAGGGTATTACAATTGTGGAGAGTCGGACTGCAGACATCATTCAAGAAACTCGTAAGCATATCAGGAAAAAGCCGGGTGGTGATGAGGTACAGAATGAGGCATCAAATCATTCTAGTACATGGCAACATCCGCAAATGCAATCCCATATACAAACTGACCAAGAACTTCAGCTGAAGGCATCTCGCGAC GTTGCGATGGCAATGGCTGCAAAAGCAAAGCTACTTCTTCGGGAGTTGAAGACTTTCAAAGCAGATCTGGCTTTTGCAAAGGAGCGATGTGCTCAGCtggaggaagaaaataaaattcttcgGGAGAATCGTGAAAGGGGAAGGAGTctagaagatgatgatttg ATTCGGCTTCAACTTGAAACACTTTTGGCAGAGAAAGCCAGATTGGCAAATGAAAACTCAATATATGCACGCGAGAATCGCTTTCTGAGAGAGGTGGTTGAATACCACCAGCTCACAATGCAGGATGTTGTATACTTGGATGAGGGCAGTGAAGAGGTCACTGAAGTCTATCCCATTATGGTTCCCTCAGGTTCAAATCTAAGTTCTGTTTCCCCAGCATCATCTCCACAACTATCATCTGCACTTCCTTCTGGGGCTGTCCGCAAGTGA
- the LOC109021495 gene encoding uncharacterized protein LOC109021495 isoform X1 — translation MAYRRRQQGVTSRHSAIVVDEGHDDDDEGEEEEGEGEREAKHGIRKPQPHRDSSSLAAKAIRASSAHRDSSLSSAYGHSSRSPNPAPTSSSPSVSLQDSRPSEYTSMRSLNESKHGFWGALARKAKAILDEDSVPQQIQTPESIRPRVPGTATTGKVGYQDFTPKYQNSSHSDERRRKIESPKFQKGLGAIASSLNYIGGTIGNALEEGITIVESRTADIIQETRKHIRKKPGGDEVQNEASNHSSTWQHPQMQSHIQTDQELQLKASRDVAMAMAAKAKLLLRELKTFKADLAFAKERCAQLEEENKILRENRERGRSLEDDDLIRLQLETLLAEKARLANENSIYARENRFLREVVEYHQLTMQDVVYLDEGSEEVTEVYPIMVPSGSNLSSVSPASSPQLSSALPSGAVRK, via the exons ATGGCGTATAGAAGGAGGCAGCAGGGGGTGACGTCGAGGCATTCGGCCATTGTAGTGGATGAGggtcatgatgatgatgatgaaggagaagaagaggaaggagagggagaaagagaagctAAACATGGAATTCGGAAGCCTCAGCCTCATCGGGATTCCTCGTCGCTTGCAGCCAAGGCCATAAGAGCGTCTTCTGCCCACCGGGactcctctctctcctctgcttATGGGCACTCTTCCCGCTCTCCCAACCCCGCACCCACATCTTCTTCTCCCTCCGTCTCCCTCCag GATTCAAGGCCATCTGAGTATACATCGATGAGAAGTTTGAACGAATCCAAACATGGATTTTGGGGTGCTCTGGCTAGAAAAGCTAAAGCAATTCTTGACGAGGATAGTGTACCCCAACAAATTCAAACACCTGAAAGTATAAGGCCACGCGTGCCTGGTACAGCAACAACGGGCAAGGTGGGATATCAAGATTTTACGCCAAAG TACCAAAATTCCAGTCACTCAGATGAGAGACGTCGAAAAATAGAATCTCCTAAATTTCAGAAGGGGTTGGGTGCCATTGCATCTTCTCTTAATTATATTGGTGGCACCATTGGTAATGCCTTGGAG GAGGGTATTACAATTGTGGAGAGTCGGACTGCAGACATCATTCAAGAAACTCGTAAGCATATCAGGAAAAAGCCGGGTGGTGATGAGGTACAGAATGAGGCATCAAATCATTCTAGTACATGGCAACATCCGCAAATGCAATCCCATATACAAACTGACCAAGAACTTCAGCTGAAGGCATCTCGCGAC GTTGCGATGGCAATGGCTGCAAAAGCAAAGCTACTTCTTCGGGAGTTGAAGACTTTCAAAGCAGATCTGGCTTTTGCAAAGGAGCGATGTGCTCAGCtggaggaagaaaataaaattcttcgGGAGAATCGTGAAAGGGGAAGGAGTctagaagatgatgatttg ATTCGGCTTCAACTTGAAACACTTTTGGCAGAGAAAGCCAGATTGGCAAATGAAAACTCAATATATGCACGCGAGAATCGCTTTCTGAGAGAGGTGGTTGAATACCACCAGCTCACAATGCAGGATGTTGTATACTTGGATGAGGGCAGTGAAGAGGTCACTGAAGTCTATCCCATTATGGTTCCCTCAGGTTCAAATCTAAGTTCTGTTTCCCCAGCATCATCTCCACAACTATCATCTGCACTTCCTTCTGGGGCTGTCCGCAAGTGA
- the LOC109021496 gene encoding E3 ubiquitin-protein ligase RNFT1-like, with protein METSATASNSPSSSSSSGNGSSSNGGGISRRYRIQVAASNIIHGSLAAVLEYSGIVLGGGRAGRSNSQETEYLQVDNNDDERSPRSSLEEDQEEEEEVSIRIIGASEAEHQRFSAHPHIPANPAVVSLSDLANSGGTAGTGTGTGTGTGGTSTSSYDIQHLARWIEQVLPFSLLLLLVLIRQHLQGFSVTLWIAAVMFKSNDILRKQTALKEERKISVLLSISLVFMLHVVCVYWWYPSNDLLYPFVLLPPKVIPPFWHAISIVMVNDIMVRQAAMAFKCILLMHFKNSRGWDYRKQGQMLTLVEYLLLLYRALLPTPVWYRFFLNKEYGSLFSSLTTGLYLTFKLTSVVEKVQSLFSALRVLSHKEVHYGSYATSEQVNAAGDLCAICQEKMHAPILLRCKHIFCEDCVSEWFERERTCPLCRALVKPADIKSFGDGSTSLSFQLF; from the exons ATGGAGACGTCCGCCACTGCCAGCAattccccttcttcttcttcttcttctgggaATGGTAGTAGCAGTAATGGCGGTGGCATTTCTCGCAGATATAGAATTCAGGTGGCGGCTTCTAACATCATACATGGGTCTCTGGCTGCCGTTTTGGAGTATTCGGGTATTGTGCTTGGTGGAGGAAGAGCAGGCAGGTCCAATTCTCAGGAGACGGAGTACCTGCAAGTTGATAACAACGACGATGAGCGTTCACCCCGGAGCAGTCTTGAGGAGGAccaggaggaggaagaggaggtcTCCATCAGGATTATTGGCGCCTCAGAGGCAGAGCACCAGCGTTTCTCTGCTCATCCACACATTCCTGCAAATCCTGCTGTGGTATCACTCTCGGATCTCGCTAATTCTGGAGGCACTGCCGGCACTGGCACTGGCACCGGCACGGGCACGGGGGGCACCAGCACCAGCAGTTACGATATCCAGCACTTGGCTCGCTGGATCGAGCAGGTTCTGCCTTTTTCTTTGCTTCTTTTGCTCGTCTTGATTCGTCAACATCTCCAAG GTTTTTCTGTCACTCTTTGGATCGCTGCCGTAATGTTCAAATCTAACGATATTCTAAGAAAGCAGACCGCTCTTAAG GAGGAGAGAAAAATATCTGTTCTTCTCAGCATCTCTCTGGTGTTCATGCTTCATGTCGTTTGTGTTTATTGGTGGTATCCAAGTAATGACCTACTATATCCCTTTGTATTACTTCCCCCAAAAGTTATACCTCCGTTTTGGCATGCTATATCCATCGTCATGGTAAACG atattatgGTGCGGCAGGCAGCAATGGCCTTCAAATGTATACTTTTGATGCATTTCAAGAATAGCAGGGGCTGGGATTATCGCAAACAG GGTCAAATGCTAACTCTTGTTGAGTATCTCTTGCTGCTCTATCGTGCCTTGTTGCCTACACCGGTTTGGTATCGgttctttttaaataaagaatatggAAGTCTTTTTTCTTCGTTAACTACAGGGTTGTATTTAACCTTCAAGCTTACCTCAGTAGTGGAGAAG GTCCAATCCTTATTTTCTGCATTGAGGGTCTTGTCACATAAGGAGGTGCATTATGGATCTTATGCTACATCTGAGCAG GTCAATGCAGCAGGGGATCTCTGTGCTATCTGCCAGGAGAAGATGCATGCTCCAATTTTGCTTCGCTGCAAACACATATTCTGTGAAGACTGTGTATCAGAATG GTTTGAGCGAGAAAGAACATGTCCATTGTGCCGAGCCTTGGTTAAACCAGCCGATATCAAATCTTTCGGCGATGGATCAACTAGCTTGTCTTTTCAGTTATTTTAA